Proteins from one Oncorhynchus masou masou isolate Uvic2021 chromosome 12, UVic_Omas_1.1, whole genome shotgun sequence genomic window:
- the LOC135549166 gene encoding histamine H2 receptor-like, whose protein sequence is MISTALRWLFLVSFIVVTIGGNVLVCLAVVLSRRLRRIANCFVVSLAVTDLLLGLLVLPFSATLELRSGHWPLGGTLCNIYVSLDVMFCTASILTLLAISVDRYLAISAPLCYPRRVTPPRVALAITTIWVTSLAMSFLPIHLGWNTADFRVQNLDWGIWDEVEEGRTCRFEWHNNYVLLDAFGTFYLPLLVMCGMYHCIFQIARKQVRRIRAATPSFAPTASAAATAREHKATVTLAAVLGAFIICWFPYYTFFTCMGIGAETNPPTTAHSVVLWLGYFNSVVNPILYPALNRDFRRAYGELLCCRGPRWRHISTTICVSLQKQVPLSSEHRDTDLTNGHTDTLTKDN, encoded by the exons ATGATCTCCACGGCACTCCGTTGgctgtttctggtgtccttcaTCGTGGTGACCATCGGCGGGAACGTGCTGGTGTGTTTGGCCGTGGTGCTCAGCCGCCGTCTGCGCCGCATTGCTAACTGCTTTGTTGTGTCGCTAGCTGTGACGGATCTGTTGTTGGGCCTGCTGGTGCTGCCCTTCTCTGCCACCCTGGAGCTGCGGAGTGGACACTGGCCCCTGGGGGGCACCCTATGTAACATCTATGTGTCTCTGGATGTGATGTTTTGTACGGCCTCCATTCTGACTCTGCTGGCCATCAGTGTGGACCGTTACCTGGCCATCTCAGCCCCACTCTGCTACCCCCGCAGGGTCACCCCTCCCCGAGTAGCCCTGGCCATCACCACCATCTGGGTCACTTCCCTGGCCATGTCCTTCCTCCCCATCCACCTGGGCTGGAACACGGCTGACTTCAGGGTGCAGAACCTGGACTGGGGCATTTGGGACGAGGTGGAGGAGGGACGCACCTGCCGCTTTGAGTGGCATAATAACTACGTGCTCCTAGATGCCTTTGGCACCTTCTACCTCCCACTACTGGTCATGTGCGGGATGTACCACTGCATCTTTCAGATAGCACGCAAACAG GTACGGCGTATCCGAGCTGCCACACCCTCATTCGCCCCCACAGCATCAGCGGCGGCCACAGCGCGGGAGCACAAGGCCACAGTGACTCTAGCAGCAGTCCTGGGGGCCTTCATTATCTGCTGGTTCCCCTATTACACCTTCTTTACCTGCATGGGCATCGGGGCAGAGACTAACCCCCCTACTACTGCCCACTCTGTGGTGCTGTGGCTGGGCTACTTTAACTCCGTTGTCAACCCCATCCTGTACCCGGCCTTGAATAGGGACTTCCGCAGAGCCTATGGGGAGCTGCTGTGCTGCAGGGGGCCGCGGTGGAGACACATATCCACAACTATCTGCGTGTCCTTGCAGAAACAAGTGCCCCTCTCTAGCGAACACAGAGACACTGATCTGACCAATGGCCACACTGACACCCTCACTAAAGACAATTAG